From the Oceanobacillus kimchii X50 genome, the window ACTCAAGCTGATCCTCCGGAGACTGTAGAAGATATACCACTCACTACATTAGTACCTGCATTTGCAATTAGTGAGTTGAAAACTGCTTTTCAAATGGGATTTTTGATATTCATTCCCTTTTTAATTATTGATATGGCTGTAGCAAGTATTTTAATGTCTATGGGTATGATGATGCTTCCGCCTGTAATGATTTCACTACCGTTCAAAATATTATTATTTGTACTTGTGGATGGTTGGTATCTTATCACCCAATCATTATTAGGTGGCTTTTAGAAAGGAGCATGTGTCATGAGTAGTGAATTAGTGTTAACGTTAGCTGAACAAGGCGTCGTTACTATCTTATTAATTACCGTTCCATTATTGTTACTTGCCTTAGGAGTTGGTTTACTCGTAAGTATATTTCAAGCAACGACACAAATTCAGGAACAAACATTGGCATTTATTCCAAAGATAATTGCAGTGTTGGTCGGATTAGTATTTTTTGGACCTTGGATGTTAACAACAATTGTGGAATTTACATCAAATTTATATCAGAATTTAAATCAATTTGTAGGTTAAAACATGTTAGAGTATATAGATTTGAATACGTTACCTGCATTTTTATTAATATTTGTCCGAGTCCTAGCATTTTTTGTGATTATGCCGTTATTTTCTTATCGGTCAGTTCCCGTACAATTTAAAATAGGAATTAGTTTTTTTCTAGCAATTATTATGATATCTACTGTTGATACTACAGGAGTAGCTGTTAATAATTTATATGTTTTTTTAATTGTAAAAGAGATACTAATCGGGATATGTATTGGCCTGATTGCTTATATTATTGTTGCCGCTATACAGGTTGCCGGCGGATTTATAGATTTTCAAATGGGATTTGCAATCGCGAATGTGGTTGATCCTCAAACAGGAGCAC encodes:
- the fliQ gene encoding flagellar biosynthesis protein FliQ, which encodes MSSELVLTLAEQGVVTILLITVPLLLLALGVGLLVSIFQATTQIQEQTLAFIPKIIAVLVGLVFFGPWMLTTIVEFTSNLYQNLNQFVG